Proteins co-encoded in one Opitutus terrae PB90-1 genomic window:
- a CDS encoding Rid family hydrolase yields the protein MVFALARPRWRDRCQSIPTDIRDFPIPLSCCVRRTSGTERGRWPAKAGRENPSIYNRRITMIAFLREPGPQFGVRDFRAPIDLKLLRKQHSQLVAILKELGAQVKLIPASPDQPDGVSVDHAAVVLPEVAVITQPRGLSRESEVETIATALANHRPIVRIVAPACLDGRDVVRIGRTLFAGISRHTSAEGIAEFAGTIEPYGYEVRTVEVHGCAHLKFACTFVPPHFLVANTSWVDGNTFGDLVLIPVDEGEPFAANTLTVAGTTLVSEAFPKTEQRLRDAGIVTRGVQVSEFHKAEAGLTGLCLILEPRSVRPANAPVGLRFVRAPRASANNGHFAQAVVHAGIVYVAGQLPIDPKTGRPVEGAAEQQTEQALRNVATVLTESGSSLARVLRVTLYVSDLKTLDGVNAACARVFAGHRPAQFVVPTKPLQQGCLVAAEVIAAVAAE from the coding sequence TTGGTTTTTGCCTTGGCGCGTCCTAGGTGGAGAGATCGTTGTCAATCCATCCCGACTGACATCCGAGATTTCCCGATCCCACTTTCCTGCTGTGTTCGCAGAACATCAGGCACTGAGAGAGGACGCTGGCCGGCAAAGGCCGGACGCGAAAATCCATCGATCTATAACCGAAGGATAACGATGATCGCGTTCCTGAGAGAACCCGGGCCGCAGTTCGGAGTGCGCGACTTTCGCGCGCCGATTGATCTGAAATTGCTCCGGAAACAGCACTCGCAGCTCGTCGCGATCCTCAAGGAATTGGGCGCGCAGGTTAAGCTGATCCCAGCGTCGCCGGATCAACCCGATGGCGTGTCTGTCGACCATGCCGCCGTCGTCCTGCCGGAGGTGGCGGTGATCACGCAGCCGCGCGGGCTCTCCCGCGAGTCGGAGGTCGAAACCATTGCCACGGCGTTGGCCAACCACCGGCCGATCGTGCGGATTGTCGCGCCGGCATGCCTGGACGGTCGCGATGTCGTGCGGATCGGACGCACGCTTTTCGCCGGCATTTCGCGCCACACCAGCGCGGAAGGCATCGCCGAATTCGCCGGAACTATCGAACCCTACGGCTACGAGGTGCGGACGGTCGAAGTCCACGGGTGCGCTCATCTCAAGTTCGCCTGCACCTTCGTCCCGCCCCATTTCCTGGTGGCGAATACCTCATGGGTGGATGGCAACACCTTCGGAGATCTGGTTCTGATCCCGGTCGATGAAGGCGAGCCCTTCGCCGCCAACACGCTCACGGTCGCTGGCACGACGCTGGTGAGCGAGGCGTTTCCGAAAACGGAGCAACGTCTCCGGGATGCCGGCATCGTGACGCGGGGCGTACAGGTGTCCGAGTTTCACAAGGCTGAAGCAGGGCTGACGGGCCTCTGCCTGATCTTGGAGCCGCGCAGCGTGCGTCCCGCGAACGCGCCGGTGGGCCTCAGATTCGTGCGGGCGCCGCGTGCGTCGGCGAACAACGGCCATTTTGCCCAGGCCGTCGTCCACGCGGGAATTGTGTATGTCGCGGGTCAGTTGCCCATCGATCCAAAAACAGGCCGGCCCGTGGAGGGCGCAGCCGAGCAACAAACCGAGCAAGCCCTGCGCAATGTGGCCACGGTTCTCACCGAATCGGGCAGTTCGCTCGCGCGCGTGCTACGCGTGACGCTTTATGTTTCCGACCTCAAAACATTGGACGGCGTGAACGCCGCTTGCGCCCGAGTTTTCGCGGGACACCGGCCGGCGCAATTCGTGGTCCCGACGAAACCCTTGCAGCAGGGTTGTCTCGTCGCGGCGGAGGTCATCGCCGCCGTTGCAGCTGAGTAG